From Spea bombifrons isolate aSpeBom1 chromosome 6, aSpeBom1.2.pri, whole genome shotgun sequence, a single genomic window includes:
- the PRMT6 gene encoding protein arginine N-methyltransferase 6, with the protein MALLKKRKHDKSDQDSEYFQCYGDVSIHEEMIADTVRTNAYKHAILHSNACLRGKTVLDVGAGTGILSVFCAQAGAKKVYAVEASSMSQLACNVVKQNGMEDIVQVINSSVESAEIPEMVDAIVSEWMGYALMYESMLSSVIYARDKWLKPGGLILPSYADIFIVPINDPTVENRLDFWSEVKGMYGVDMSCMRSFARTCIMNKEMAVIPVSPEDVLSFPVKFASLDLTSATVEDIAKIHGSFRFSCFGSSLMHGFAVWFSVTFPGEKAVNLSTSPYGEETHWKQTLLYLDEEVQVQQDTEISGDIALAPSESNPRHLRIVLKYAVGGNVCGTKQFQMGS; encoded by the coding sequence ATGGCATTGCTGAAGAAACGGAAGCATGACAAAAGTGACCAAGACAGTGAGTATTTTCAGTGTTATGGAGATGTCTCAATCCACGAGGAAATGATTGCAGATACAGTGAGAACCAATGCCTATAAACATGCCATCTTACATAGCAACGCCTGCCTCCGTGGGAAAACTGTCCTGGATGTGGGTGCTGGCACGGGTATCCTCAGTGTCTTCTGTGCACAAGCAGGAGCTAAGAAAGTGTATGCCGTAGAAGCAAGCTCCATGTCCCAGCTGGCCTGCAATGTGGTGAAACAGAATGGCATGGAGGACATAGTACAAGTCATTAACAGCTCGGTGGAGAGTGCAGAGATCCCTGAGATGGTGGATGCCATAGTGAGTGAGTGGATGGGGTACGCACTCATGTATGAGTCCATGCTTAGTTCAGTTATCTATGCCCGCGACAAATGGCTAAAACCGGGAGGTCTCATCTTGCCCTCCTACGCTGATATATTTATAGTTCCTATAAATGACCCCACAGTGGAGAATCGCTTGGACTTCTGGAGCGAGGTGAAGGGCATGTACGGGGTTGACATGTCCTGTATGCGATCTTTTGCCCGTACCTGCATCATGAACAAGGAGATGGCGGTAATCCCAGTATCGCCTGAAGACGTCCTTTCGTTTCCTGTGAAATTCGCCTCGCTTGATCTCACCAGTGCTACAGTAGAAGACATCGCTAAAATCCACGGGTCATTTAGATTCAGCTGCTTTGGGTCTTCTTTGATGCACGGTTTCGCTGTTTGGTTTTCCGTCACGTTTCCCGGGGAGAAAGCTGTAAATTTATCTACCTCTCCGTATGGAGAAGAAACACATTGGAAACAAACATTGCTGTATCTGGATGAAGAAGTGCAAGTGCAGCAGGACACTGAAATTAGTGGTGACATCGCACTGGCACCTTCGGAAAGTAACCCTAGGCACCTACGCATTGTCCTTAAGTATGCAGTTGGAGGCAATGTGTGCGGGACAAAGCAGTTTCAGATGGGCAGCTAA